The Lycium ferocissimum isolate CSIRO_LF1 chromosome 1, AGI_CSIRO_Lferr_CH_V1, whole genome shotgun sequence genome includes a region encoding these proteins:
- the LOC132051219 gene encoding photosystem II reaction center W protein, chloroplastic-like codes for MATISACTTTSSVARAALVQKGSVSRPSSVLGLPSMSKVGKVRCSMEGKPKAESKLGMGESLMAAAVAASMSNPAAMALVDERMSTEGTGLPFGLSNNLLGWILFGVFGLIWSLYTVYTSGLDEDEESGLSL; via the exons ATGGCCACCATCAGCGCTTGCACCACAACTTCTTCAGTGGCACGTGCCGCCCTCGTGCAAAAGGGGTCTGTATCCCGCCCCTCATCTGTTCTTG GATTGCCATCGATGAGCAAGGTTGGAAAGGTGAGATGCTCAATGGAGGGAAAGCCAAAGGCAGAATCAAAGTTGGGAATGGGAGAATCATTGATGGCAGCAGCAGTAGCAGCAAGCATGTCAAACCCAGCAGCGATGGCTCTTGTGGATGAAAGAATGAGCACTGAAGGAACTGGGCTTCCATTTGGGCTTAGCAACAACCTTCTTGGTTGGATCCTTTTTGGTGtctttggtttgatttggtctCTCTACACTGTTTACACTTCTGGCCTTGATGAGGATGAAGAATCTGGATTGTCCCTTTAA